From Topomyia yanbarensis strain Yona2022 chromosome 1, ASM3024719v1, whole genome shotgun sequence, one genomic window encodes:
- the LOC131677729 gene encoding hydroxyacylglutathione hydrolase, mitochondrial isoform X2, with protein MVRMTVTKIPALKDNFMYLVVCNETRNAAIVDPVEPDRVLQVVKDVGVSLNKVLTTHHHWDHAGGNADLFKRYQMDPSLGPLAIYGGQDERIPNLTNPVDQDDTLEIGNLKVRCISTPCHTTSHICYYIETPEDKVVFTGDTLFLAGCGRFFEGTPQQMYDALIKKLSALPDDTKVYCGHEYALNNLRFGITVEPNNEDIAKLLAIAKDADLDGRRAMVPSTIGQEKRTNVFMRVHEGNVQQFVGKNTPLETMQALRAAKDKF; from the coding sequence ATGGTTCGTATGACGGTGACAAAGATACCGGCTTTGAAGGACAACTTCATGTACCTAGTAGTTTGTAACGAGACCAGAAATGCAGCTATTGTGGATCCGGTGGAACCAGATCGAGTGTTACAAGTAGTCAAAGATGTGGGTGTATCGTTAAACAAAGTACTGACTACTCACCACCATTGGGATCATGCTGGTGGTAATGCTGATTTATTCAAACGTTACCAGATGGACCCATCTTTGGGGCCGTTGGCCATTTATGGAGGGCAGGATGAACGAATTCCCAATTTAACGAATCCGGTTGATCAGGATGATACATTGGAAATTGGTAATCTTAAGGTGCGCTGTATTTCCACTCCTTGCCATACGACCTCCCACATCTGTTATTATATTGAAACTCCAGAGGACAAGGTAGTTTTTACTGGCGATACGCTTTTCCTGGCTGGCTGCGGCCGATTCTTTGAAGGAACACCTCAGCAAATGTACGATGCTTTGATTAAAAAACTTTCTGCGCTGCCGGATGACACCAAGGTATACTGCGGTCACGAGTATGCTTTAAACAATCTTCGTTTCGGAATCACTGTTGAACCTAATAACGAAGATATCGCGAAGTTACTTGCCATTGCCAAGGACGCAGATTTGGATGGTCGTCGTGCCATGGTGCCTTCGACAATTGGGCAAGAAAAACGAACGAATGTTTTCATGCGGGTCCATGAAGGAAATGTACAGCAGTTTGTGGGTAAGAATACTCCATTGGAAACGATGCAGGCGCTACGTGCGGCCAAAGATAAATTTTGA
- the LOC131677729 gene encoding hydroxyacylglutathione hydrolase, mitochondrial isoform X1, producing MASMLNLLPNRLSQGLTAAYFTVTSWSLRRRSTLVQTTNMVRMTVTKIPALKDNFMYLVVCNETRNAAIVDPVEPDRVLQVVKDVGVSLNKVLTTHHHWDHAGGNADLFKRYQMDPSLGPLAIYGGQDERIPNLTNPVDQDDTLEIGNLKVRCISTPCHTTSHICYYIETPEDKVVFTGDTLFLAGCGRFFEGTPQQMYDALIKKLSALPDDTKVYCGHEYALNNLRFGITVEPNNEDIAKLLAIAKDADLDGRRAMVPSTIGQEKRTNVFMRVHEGNVQQFVGKNTPLETMQALRAAKDKF from the exons ATGGCTTCGATGCTGAATCTTTTACCGAATCGATTGTCGCAAGGATTAACAGCGGCATATTTTACCG TAACTAGTTGGAGTCTTCGAAGACGCTCGACGCTAGTGCAAACAACCAATATGGTTCGTATGACGGTGACAAAGATACCGGCTTTGAAGGACAACTTCATGTACCTAGTAGTTTGTAACGAGACCAGAAATGCAGCTATTGTGGATCCGGTGGAACCAGATCGAGTGTTACAAGTAGTCAAAGATGTGGGTGTATCGTTAAACAAAGTACTGACTACTCACCACCATTGGGATCATGCTGGTGGTAATGCTGATTTATTCAAACGTTACCAGATGGACCCATCTTTGGGGCCGTTGGCCATTTATGGAGGGCAGGATGAACGAATTCCCAATTTAACGAATCCGGTTGATCAGGATGATACATTGGAAATTGGTAATCTTAAGGTGCGCTGTATTTCCACTCCTTGCCATACGACCTCCCACATCTGTTATTATATTGAAACTCCAGAGGACAAGGTAGTTTTTACTGGCGATACGCTTTTCCTGGCTGGCTGCGGCCGATTCTTTGAAGGAACACCTCAGCAAATGTACGATGCTTTGATTAAAAAACTTTCTGCGCTGCCGGATGACACCAAGGTATACTGCGGTCACGAGTATGCTTTAAACAATCTTCGTTTCGGAATCACTGTTGAACCTAATAACGAAGATATCGCGAAGTTACTTGCCATTGCCAAGGACGCAGATTTGGATGGTCGTCGTGCCATGGTGCCTTCGACAATTGGGCAAGAAAAACGAACGAATGTTTTCATGCGGGTCCATGAAGGAAATGTACAGCAGTTTGTGGGTAAGAATACTCCATTGGAAACGATGCAGGCGCTACGTGCGGCCAAAGATAAATTTTGA